A stretch of the Panicum virgatum strain AP13 chromosome 9N, P.virgatum_v5, whole genome shotgun sequence genome encodes the following:
- the LOC120688701 gene encoding uncharacterized protein LOC120688701, with translation MGDPQPRLPLRSPVEMANDDSGVSLFSLALKVEGFSSTDSSGRKAYTKGRVIKWDVEVGSFSFDLLMNSLRNEFQWSSSQSASVWFYDKRMGEDVKLENDLQMHDIFEMYKDQMQCDFIVGVFDSCHRQAYEFDALEPLCVIPPVYFGDDNPDQIPPNSKDMPAGLGNDVADPIDHNSGEAEFLPIDPDPELEADREPDIFDNSEEYVGVDDDVHPRII, from the exons ATGGGTGATCCGCAGCCGCGCCTTCCGTTGCGCTCTCCGGTGGAGATGGCGAACGACGACAGCGG GGTTTCATTGTTCTCACTAGCTCTTAAAGTTGAAGGATTCAGTTCCACAGACAGTAGTGGTAGAAAAGCATACACAAAAGGACGCGTGATTAAGTGGGATGTTGAAGTAGGTTCTTTTTCTTTCGATTTGCTGATGAATAGCCTGCGCAATGAGTTCCAGTGGTCCAGTAGTCAGTCTGCTAGTGTATGGTTCTATGACAAAAGGATGGGGGAAGATGTCAAGCTAGAGAATGATTTGCAGATGCATGACATTTTCGAAATGTATAAGGATCAGATGCAATGCGACTTTATTGTTGGGGTTTTTGACAGTTGTCATAGACAGGCTTATGAGTTTGATGCTTTAGAGCCACTTTGTGTGATCCCACCTGTTTATTTTGGTGATGATAACCCTGATCAGATCCCACCCAATAGCAAAGACATGCCAGCTGGACTTGGTAATGATGTTGCCGATCCAATTGACCATAATTCTGGGGAGGCAGAATTTTTACCAATAGATCCAGATCCTGAGCTTGAGGCTGACAGGGAGCCTGATATCTTTGACAATAGTGAGGAGTATGTTGGAGTTGATGATGATGTTCA CCCCAGAATCATCTAA